Proteins encoded within one genomic window of Pectobacterium araliae:
- the pflA gene encoding pyruvate formate lyase 1-activating protein, which translates to MSVIGRIHSFESCGTVDGPGIRFIIFFQGCLMRCLYCHNRDTWDTHGGKEVTVEELMKEVVTYRHFMNASGGGVTASGGEAILQAEFVRDWFRACKAEGINTCLDTNGFVRRYDPVIDKLLDVSDLVMLDLKQMNDDIHQNLVGVSNHRTLDFARYLAKRNQRTWIRYVVVPGWSDDDASAHKLGEFTKDMTNIEKIELLPYHELGKHKWIAMGEEYKLDGVKPPKADTMDRVKSILESYGHKVIY; encoded by the coding sequence ATGTCAGTAATCGGTCGCATCCACTCCTTTGAATCCTGCGGTACCGTCGATGGCCCAGGCATCCGTTTCATCATCTTCTTCCAGGGCTGCCTAATGCGCTGTCTGTATTGCCATAACCGTGATACCTGGGATACACACGGCGGTAAGGAAGTGACGGTTGAAGAACTCATGAAAGAAGTCGTGACCTATCGCCACTTTATGAATGCATCCGGTGGCGGCGTAACGGCATCGGGCGGTGAGGCCATACTGCAAGCCGAGTTTGTACGTGACTGGTTCCGCGCCTGTAAAGCAGAAGGTATCAATACCTGTCTGGACACCAATGGATTTGTGCGCCGTTACGATCCCGTCATTGACAAGCTATTGGACGTCAGCGATTTAGTGATGCTCGATCTGAAGCAAATGAACGATGACATACACCAAAATTTAGTTGGCGTATCGAATCATCGCACTCTGGACTTCGCTCGTTATCTGGCAAAGCGTAACCAGCGAACCTGGATACGTTATGTCGTGGTTCCCGGCTGGTCTGACGACGACGCATCCGCGCACAAATTGGGAGAGTTCACGAAAGATATGACAAACATCGAGAAAATTGAACTTCTGCCCTATCACGAGCTTGGTAAACACAAGTGGATCGCAATGGGCGAAGAGTACAAATTAGACGGTGTGAAACCGCCGAAGGCCGATACGATGGATCGCGTTAAATCGATTCTTGAAAGCTACGGCCACAAGGTCATCTACTAA